One segment of Geminicoccaceae bacterium DNA contains the following:
- a CDS encoding MarC family protein — protein MLESYLLALTAFIVTIDPLGMVPIFLALTGQADRADRKRIALRGTMIGAVLLLLFALLGDRVLLTLGISLPAFRIAGGLMLLAIGFEMVFEKRSQRRNHTAEVIRDERQQSTSPGEDVAVFPLAVPLIAGPGAIAAVILQMSSHNGDVAAQGIVILALGSALAGLLIMLLLAARIAHLLSPTMVTILSRLLGLMLAALAVQFIIDGIKRAFGLE, from the coding sequence ATGCTGGAATCCTATCTGCTCGCCCTGACCGCGTTCATTGTCACCATCGACCCGCTGGGAATGGTGCCGATCTTTCTGGCACTGACGGGGCAGGCCGACCGCGCCGACCGCAAGCGCATCGCCTTGCGCGGCACCATGATCGGCGCGGTGCTGCTGCTCCTCTTCGCCCTGCTTGGCGACAGGGTCCTGCTGACACTGGGCATCTCGCTGCCGGCCTTCAGGATTGCCGGCGGCCTCATGCTGCTGGCCATCGGATTCGAGATGGTCTTCGAAAAACGTTCGCAACGGCGCAACCATACCGCGGAAGTGATCCGTGACGAGCGGCAGCAATCCACATCCCCGGGGGAGGATGTCGCGGTCTTCCCCCTCGCGGTCCCGCTGATTGCCGGCCCCGGAGCCATCGCCGCCGTCATCCTCCAGATGAGCTCGCACAACGGGGATGTCGCCGCCCAGGGCATCGTCATCCTCGCTCTGGGCAGCGCACTGGCTGGCCTGCTGATCATGCTGCTTCTGGCAGCGAGAATAGCCCACCTGCTGAGCCCCACGATGGTCACCATTCTCTCCCGGTTGCTGGGACTGATGCTGGCAGCCCTCGCGGTCCAGTTCATCATTGACGGGATCAAGCGGGCCTTCGGCCTCGAGTGA
- the ccoP gene encoding cytochrome-c oxidase, cbb3-type subunit III, translated as MAAKEKDAITGVETTGHEWDGIKELNNPLPAWWLYTFYVCIAFSVLWWVLYPSWPAHTGYLGGVLGYDQREDVVERLKEARAAQAVWLDRIEQLDPQAIAADPELLAFAVAGGEVAFKENCAPCHGLGGAGQHSYPTLADDAWIWGGTLDDINYTIRHGIRNNDDDDARFSEMPAFGDVLSAEDISNVADYVLSLAGGPANEAGAQVFADNCASCHGENGGGDLTVGAPALDDAIWLYGGDKDAIVAQISHPRMGVMPTWQGRLDDDTIKMLTVYVHSLGGGK; from the coding sequence ATGGCGGCTAAGGAAAAGGATGCGATTACCGGCGTCGAGACCACGGGTCACGAGTGGGACGGTATCAAGGAGTTGAACAACCCGCTGCCGGCATGGTGGCTCTACACGTTCTATGTCTGCATCGCCTTCTCGGTCCTTTGGTGGGTTCTCTATCCATCCTGGCCGGCGCATACGGGCTATCTCGGCGGAGTGCTCGGCTACGATCAGAGAGAAGACGTCGTCGAGCGGCTGAAGGAGGCGCGGGCCGCCCAGGCTGTCTGGCTCGACCGCATCGAACAGCTCGATCCCCAGGCCATCGCGGCCGATCCTGAATTGCTGGCGTTTGCCGTCGCCGGTGGAGAAGTGGCCTTCAAGGAGAATTGTGCTCCTTGTCATGGTCTTGGCGGTGCCGGCCAGCACAGCTATCCCACACTTGCGGATGATGCATGGATCTGGGGCGGAACGCTGGACGATATCAACTACACCATTCGCCATGGCATTCGAAACAACGATGACGACGATGCGCGGTTCTCCGAGATGCCGGCCTTCGGTGATGTCCTCTCGGCCGAGGATATCTCGAATGTCGCCGATTATGTCCTGTCGCTCGCGGGCGGGCCGGCCAATGAAGCCGGTGCCCAGGTGTTCGCCGACAATTGCGCTTCCTGTCATGGCGAGAATGGTGGTGGCGACCTCACCGTCGGTGCTCCTGCCCTCGACGACGCCATATGGCTCTATGGCGGTGACAAGGATGCGATCGTGGCGCAGATCAGCCATCCGCGCATGGGCGTCATGCCGACATGGCAGGGACGTCTCGATGACGACACCATCAAGATGCTGACCGTCTACGTCCACAGCCTGGGTGGTGGAAAATAG
- a CDS encoding cbb3-type cytochrome c oxidase subunit 3, whose protein sequence is MYEEIRPFMQSLWQVWLFVLFLGIVVWALWPSRRKEMHDNAMIPFRDEESGHGG, encoded by the coding sequence ATGTACGAGGAAATCCGCCCCTTCATGCAATCGTTGTGGCAGGTCTGGCTGTTCGTCCTGTTCCTCGGTATTGTCGTCTGGGCGCTCTGGCCGTCCCGACGCAAGGAAATGCATGACAATGCGATGATTCCGTTTCGTGACGAGGAGAGTGGCCATGGCGGCTAA
- the ccoO gene encoding cytochrome-c oxidase, cbb3-type subunit II: MSLMNHHEKVETRGLLLTLLILITVSIGGIVEIAPLFSIESTIERVKGVRPYSPLELAGRNIYMREGCYNCHSQMIRPFRDEIERYGHYSLAAESMYDHPFQWGSKRTGPDLARVGGKYSNEWQAAHLADPRSVVPESIMPGYPFLAKRQLVMDDVPSHLQALVDLGVPYDDDMIEAAKVDLHDQANPDADYDALQTRYPNAVTGDLDGNPNALTEMDALIAYLQILGRMVDLTDVRAEDLKQ; encoded by the coding sequence ATGTCGTTGATGAACCATCATGAGAAGGTCGAGACCCGGGGTCTCTTGTTGACATTGCTGATCCTGATCACCGTCTCCATCGGCGGTATCGTCGAGATCGCGCCATTGTTCAGCATCGAAAGCACGATCGAGCGGGTGAAGGGGGTACGGCCCTATTCACCGCTCGAACTGGCGGGGCGGAACATCTACATGCGCGAAGGGTGCTATAATTGCCACAGCCAGATGATCCGTCCGTTCCGCGACGAGATCGAGCGCTACGGCCATTACAGCCTCGCGGCCGAGAGCATGTACGATCATCCCTTCCAGTGGGGCAGCAAGCGCACCGGCCCCGATCTGGCGCGGGTCGGCGGCAAGTACTCGAACGAGTGGCAGGCAGCGCATCTCGCCGATCCGAGAAGCGTCGTGCCCGAGAGTATCATGCCCGGCTATCCGTTCCTCGCAAAACGACAGCTGGTCATGGACGACGTTCCCAGCCACCTGCAGGCCCTCGTCGATCTGGGGGTGCCCTATGACGACGACATGATCGAGGCTGCAAAGGTGGATCTGCACGATCAGGCCAATCCTGATGCCGACTACGACGCCCTGCAGACCCGTTATCCGAATGCCGTCACGGGGGACCTGGACGGCAACCCGAACGCGCTCACGGAGATGGATGCGCTTATCGCCTACCTGCAGATTCTCGGACGCATGGTCGATCTCACCGACGTGCGGGCCGAGGATCTGAAACAGTAA
- the ccoN gene encoding cytochrome-c oxidase, cbb3-type subunit I, producing the protein MTAMAMAGGQAGQAMFSAYNEDVVRKFTIATMFWGVVGFLAGTFIAFQLAFPVLNFDIEWLSFGRLRPVHTSAVIFAFGGNALLGTSLYVVQRTCRTRLFGGAYLAEFLFWGYQFFIVMAALGYVMGVTQAREYAEPEWYVDLWLTIVWVVYLVIFLGTILKRSEPHIYVANWFYLAFIITIAMLHIVNNLALPVSWTGTKSYSLFAGVQDALTQWWYGHNAVGFFLTAGFLGMMYYFVPKQAERPVYSYRLSIIHFWALIFLYIWAGPHHLHYTALPDWAQVLGMTFSIMLWMPSWGGMINGLMTLSGAWDKLRTDPVLRFLVVSVAFYGMSTFEGPLMSIRQVNALSHYTDWTIGHVHSGALGWVAFVSFGAVYFLVPRLWKAKRLYSLKLVEWHFWVATLGIVLYITAMWVSGIMQGLMWRTYDAMGFLQFSFIETVEAMHPFYVIRAFGGVLFLTGSLIMVYNLVRTARGELRDEEEFGRVTRRGNQQLEVPAE; encoded by the coding sequence ATGACGGCTATGGCCATGGCGGGGGGGCAGGCGGGGCAGGCAATGTTTTCCGCGTATAATGAGGACGTCGTCAGGAAATTCACGATTGCCACCATGTTCTGGGGGGTGGTCGGTTTTCTCGCTGGGACGTTCATTGCCTTCCAGCTGGCGTTTCCTGTTCTGAACTTCGATATAGAATGGTTGAGTTTTGGACGGTTGCGGCCCGTTCATACCTCGGCGGTCATTTTTGCCTTTGGTGGAAATGCGCTGCTCGGGACCTCTCTCTATGTGGTGCAGAGGACCTGCCGGACCCGGCTTTTCGGCGGGGCGTATCTGGCCGAGTTCCTCTTCTGGGGCTACCAGTTCTTCATCGTCATGGCGGCACTCGGCTATGTGATGGGTGTCACCCAGGCCCGCGAATATGCGGAACCCGAATGGTATGTCGACCTGTGGTTGACGATCGTCTGGGTCGTTTACCTGGTGATTTTCCTCGGCACCATCCTCAAGCGCAGTGAACCCCACATCTACGTCGCCAACTGGTTCTACCTGGCGTTTATCATCACCATCGCGATGTTGCACATCGTCAACAACCTTGCCCTGCCCGTGTCATGGACCGGCACGAAAAGCTATTCGCTGTTCGCCGGCGTGCAGGACGCGTTGACCCAGTGGTGGTACGGCCACAATGCGGTGGGCTTTTTCCTGACGGCAGGGTTTCTCGGCATGATGTATTATTTCGTGCCGAAACAGGCCGAGCGGCCGGTCTACAGCTACCGGTTGTCGATCATCCACTTCTGGGCGCTGATCTTCCTCTACATCTGGGCGGGCCCGCATCATCTTCACTACACCGCCCTGCCGGACTGGGCGCAGGTGCTGGGCATGACATTCTCGATCATGCTGTGGATGCCGAGCTGGGGTGGCATGATCAACGGGCTCATGACGCTGTCGGGCGCCTGGGACAAGCTGCGTACCGACCCGGTATTGCGTTTCCTCGTGGTGTCGGTGGCCTTCTACGGCATGAGCACCTTCGAGGGGCCGCTCATGTCGATCCGCCAGGTCAATGCACTGTCGCACTACACTGACTGGACAATCGGGCACGTTCACAGCGGCGCGTTAGGCTGGGTGGCCTTCGTCAGCTTCGGAGCGGTCTATTTCCTCGTGCCGCGGCTATGGAAGGCCAAGCGTCTCTATTCGTTGAAGCTGGTCGAATGGCATTTCTGGGTCGCGACGCTGGGTATCGTCCTCTACATCACGGCGATGTGGGTCTCGGGTATCATGCAGGGCCTGATGTGGCGCACCTACGACGCGATGGGCTTCCTGCAGTTCTCGTTCATCGAAACGGTCGAGGCGATGCATCCCTTCTATGTCATCCGTGCCTTCGGCGGCGTGCTCTTCCTCACCGGCTCGCTGATCATGGTCTACAACCTGGTCCGCACGGCTCGTGGCGAACTGCGGGATGAGGAGGAGTTCGGCAGGGTGACCCGCCGCGGAAACCAGCAGCTCGAAGTTCCGGCGGAGTAG
- a CDS encoding DUF2189 domain-containing protein, with the protein MAEAVPVFAHPKASIRKLEMDQPWTWLAKGWKDLRSQPTVGLTYGVLAAITGYLVTAGLFALDMVYLILPLMAGFLIIGPILTVGIYEVSRRLELGQSTTLGDALGAFSRNLSQLALMGVALMLLMFLWARIAALLFFLYFGMDPPSFENLFVETFLSSGSWKFLVLGTGIGGVLSFLAFSISVISIPMLLDHPEMNVIEAIATSFKSVQINPGAMLLWAGLIVAFSLVGLVTLYLGLIVTLPLIGHATWHAYRDVVQLDPIEVTD; encoded by the coding sequence ATGGCCGAGGCTGTACCCGTTTTTGCGCACCCGAAAGCGAGCATACGCAAGCTCGAAATGGACCAGCCCTGGACATGGCTGGCGAAAGGCTGGAAGGATCTGCGCAGTCAGCCCACCGTCGGGCTCACCTATGGTGTTCTCGCCGCCATCACCGGCTATCTCGTCACGGCGGGGCTGTTCGCGCTCGACATGGTCTACCTGATCCTGCCGTTGATGGCGGGCTTCCTCATCATCGGTCCCATCCTCACCGTCGGCATCTATGAGGTGAGCCGTCGACTTGAGCTCGGGCAGTCGACCACCCTGGGCGACGCACTTGGCGCCTTCAGCCGCAACCTGTCGCAACTGGCGCTGATGGGTGTGGCGCTGATGCTGCTGATGTTCCTTTGGGCCCGTATCGCCGCCCTGCTGTTCTTCCTCTATTTCGGCATGGATCCGCCTTCCTTCGAGAACCTGTTCGTCGAGACGTTCCTGTCGTCCGGCAGCTGGAAGTTCCTCGTGCTGGGCACGGGTATCGGCGGCGTCCTCTCGTTCCTCGCCTTTTCGATCAGCGTCATCTCGATTCCGATGCTCCTCGATCACCCCGAGATGAACGTCATCGAGGCGATCGCCACCAGCTTCAAGTCGGTTCAGATCAATCCCGGTGCCATGTTGCTCTGGGCGGGCCTGATCGTCGCTTTCAGCCTGGTCGGACTGGTCACCCTCTATCTCGGCCTCATCGTTACCCTGCCGCTGATCGGCCATGCCACCTGGCATGCCTATCGCGATGTAGTACAGCTTGACCCCATCGAAGTAACGGACTGA
- a CDS encoding flippase-like domain-containing protein — protein MPVTPYAVYPTMNKVHLRTAIRFLVSFSLLGVLFFTLDVDDLLRGLRHADLRWLGISLAFSIATLACSVWKWRLLIDAHGHRLSWRSLWGFYLLGQLANNFMPSNVGGDVVRVALASRKLGLSSWPAVAGSVLVERMTGLVGLFIALLAGVAVHLPWVERLGILLPVMGGASAVAIACMLIFSKSSNRILAGMRAWPFMEQPVNLLTRLHDACLTYSNQPRLLVQGVLISVLFYVIAAVQLSVLCRMFPGVDVSWSSQLVVFGIISLVAVLPISVNGFGVQESAHTLLLMSLGFFQYQALIIALGLRFILLAPAMAGALVFASSSMVRSAFQRSVPNGMA, from the coding sequence GTGCCAGTCACACCGTATGCCGTCTACCCCACCATGAACAAGGTGCACTTGAGGACGGCGATACGCTTTCTTGTCAGTTTCAGTCTACTTGGCGTGTTGTTCTTCACCCTGGATGTGGACGACCTGCTTCGGGGACTTCGTCACGCCGATCTGCGCTGGCTGGGTATTTCCCTTGCATTTTCGATTGCGACCCTGGCGTGCAGTGTGTGGAAATGGCGACTGCTGATTGATGCGCACGGGCATCGCCTGTCGTGGCGCTCGCTCTGGGGATTCTATCTTCTGGGCCAGCTTGCGAACAATTTCATGCCGTCGAATGTCGGCGGCGACGTCGTGCGCGTCGCCCTTGCATCACGGAAGCTCGGCCTGTCGAGCTGGCCTGCGGTCGCGGGGTCGGTGCTGGTCGAGCGCATGACAGGGCTTGTCGGGCTGTTCATCGCCCTGCTTGCGGGTGTCGCCGTGCATCTCCCATGGGTCGAGCGGCTGGGCATCCTGTTGCCGGTCATGGGTGGGGCATCGGCGGTGGCGATTGCCTGCATGCTGATCTTTTCCAAGAGTTCGAACCGTATTCTGGCCGGGATGCGTGCCTGGCCGTTCATGGAGCAGCCAGTCAACCTTCTAACCCGGCTGCACGACGCCTGTCTCACCTATTCGAACCAGCCGCGCCTGCTGGTGCAGGGTGTTCTTATCAGTGTGTTGTTTTACGTCATCGCTGCCGTTCAATTGTCGGTGCTGTGTCGGATGTTCCCCGGCGTCGACGTAAGCTGGTCGAGCCAGCTCGTGGTCTTCGGCATCATCAGCCTCGTGGCGGTCCTGCCCATATCCGTCAACGGCTTCGGCGTACAGGAAAGTGCGCACACCTTGTTGCTGATGTCGCTGGGATTCTTCCAGTACCAGGCGTTGATCATCGCCCTCGGGCTTCGATTCATCCTGTTGGCGCCGGCCATGGCCGGCGCGCTCGTCTTCGCATCCAGCAGCATGGTGCGCTCGGCGTTCCAGCGGTCCGTTCCCAACGGGATGGCCTGA
- the tsaD gene encoding tRNA (adenosine(37)-N6)-threonylcarbamoyltransferase complex transferase subunit TsaD produces the protein MLVLGIETSCDETGVALVDDGRRIHAEQLYSQLDVHAVYGGVVPEIAARAHVERLDQLVGAAMREAGAGFGDLSAMAVTCGPGLIGGLIVGLVTAKAIAAVTGLPLVPVNHLEAHALTVRLTANVAFPYTLLLVSGGHAQLIEVEGVGCYRRLGSTIDDAVGEAFDKLAKMLGLGYPGGPAVEQAALRGDSGRFSLPRPLLHKPGCNFSFSGLKTACRQLILQERLEEGDTEAIADLCAGFQAAVGDCLADRTRHAIRSVRREGGGRRLVVAGGVAANAAIGARLQELSRAEGVELYLPPPRLCTDNGVMIAWAGIERIRAGLADEHVAEARARWPLDPAASPLVGAGVKA, from the coding sequence ATGTTGGTCCTTGGTATCGAGACGAGCTGCGATGAAACCGGCGTGGCGCTGGTCGATGATGGGCGCCGGATCCACGCGGAACAATTATACAGCCAGCTGGATGTCCATGCCGTCTATGGCGGTGTGGTTCCCGAGATAGCCGCCCGCGCCCATGTGGAAAGGCTGGATCAGCTCGTCGGCGCGGCGATGCGCGAGGCGGGTGCCGGGTTCGGGGATCTTTCGGCCATGGCTGTCACCTGTGGACCAGGGTTGATAGGCGGCCTCATCGTCGGGCTGGTGACGGCAAAGGCGATAGCGGCCGTCACCGGATTGCCGTTGGTGCCGGTCAACCACCTCGAAGCGCATGCCCTGACGGTGCGCCTGACCGCGAATGTGGCATTTCCTTACACCTTGCTGCTTGTCTCGGGCGGCCATGCACAGCTCATCGAGGTCGAGGGCGTGGGATGCTACCGCCGGCTCGGCAGCACCATCGACGATGCGGTGGGAGAGGCCTTCGACAAGCTGGCGAAGATGCTGGGGCTCGGCTACCCGGGTGGCCCAGCGGTCGAGCAGGCGGCGTTGCGGGGAGATTCGGGGCGCTTCAGTCTGCCGCGGCCCCTCCTGCACAAACCCGGTTGCAATTTCTCCTTTTCGGGCCTCAAGACCGCGTGCCGTCAACTCATCCTTCAGGAAAGGTTGGAAGAGGGGGATACGGAGGCGATTGCCGACCTGTGCGCCGGCTTTCAGGCTGCGGTCGGCGATTGTCTGGCCGACCGCACGCGGCATGCCATCCGTTCGGTTCGTCGAGAGGGCGGCGGCCGGCGGCTGGTCGTAGCGGGAGGTGTGGCAGCCAATGCCGCCATCGGAGCGCGTTTGCAGGAATTGTCACGCGCTGAAGGTGTGGAATTGTATCTGCCGCCTCCTCGTCTGTGTACAGACAACGGGGTGATGATCGCCTGGGCGGGAATAGAGAGGATACGCGCCGGTCTCGCCGATGAGCATGTTGCCGAAGCGCGGGCACGATGGCCCCTCGATCCGGCGGCAAGCCCGCTTGTCGGAGCGGGCGTCAAGGCATGA
- the hemC gene encoding hydroxymethylbilane synthase: MSVQELIRIGTRGSPLALAQARMVGAALDRRTEIVVIRTTGDHILDRPLSEIGGKGLFTKEIEEQLLDRRIDIAVHSMKDMPTALPDGLAIGAMLHRADPRDSLISRSARSLDELPRGAHVGTASLRRGAILLARRPDLRISTLRGSVQTRLRRIEDGDFDATLLAQAGLDRLGIGATTGVPLDIEDMLPAVAQAAIGVEYATERADIRPLLATLDHRETSLCVEIERAFLAELDGSCRTPIAAHAQMMADKVLFRGLVARPDGSDIIRRTFEIPAGEAMAMAVEQGRELHQRLGPGYFAAPH; the protein is encoded by the coding sequence GTGAGTGTTCAAGAGCTGATCCGGATCGGAACGCGCGGCTCGCCGCTTGCCCTGGCCCAGGCCCGCATGGTCGGAGCCGCGCTGGACAGACGCACCGAAATCGTCGTCATCAGGACGACCGGCGATCACATCCTCGATCGCCCCCTGTCCGAGATCGGCGGCAAGGGGTTGTTCACCAAGGAAATCGAGGAACAGCTCCTCGACCGTCGGATCGATATCGCGGTCCATTCCATGAAGGACATGCCGACAGCCCTGCCGGATGGCCTTGCCATCGGCGCCATGCTGCACCGTGCTGATCCACGGGACTCCCTGATATCACGCTCTGCCCGCAGCCTGGACGAGCTGCCGCGGGGAGCTCATGTCGGCACGGCCTCGCTCCGGCGAGGTGCAATCCTTCTTGCCAGACGTCCCGACCTGCGGATATCCACCTTGCGTGGAAGCGTGCAGACGCGGCTGCGCCGCATCGAGGATGGCGATTTCGATGCCACGCTGCTGGCGCAGGCCGGGCTGGATCGTCTCGGCATCGGGGCGACGACGGGGGTTCCCCTGGACATCGAGGACATGTTGCCAGCCGTCGCACAGGCCGCGATCGGTGTCGAATATGCGACAGAACGGGCCGACATTCGGCCCCTGCTCGCCACTCTGGACCACCGGGAAACCAGCCTTTGCGTAGAGATCGAGCGGGCTTTCCTCGCCGAGCTTGACGGCTCCTGCCGGACACCCATCGCCGCGCATGCCCAGATGATGGCCGACAAGGTGCTGTTCCGTGGCCTTGTCGCCCGCCCCGATGGAAGCGACATCATCCGCAGGACTTTCGAAATCCCGGCCGGCGAGGCCATGGCCATGGCCGTCGAACAGGGTCGCGAACTGCATCAGCGGCTCGGTCCCGGCTACTTCGCCGCCCCGCATTGA
- a CDS encoding uroporphyrinogen-III synthase, with amino-acid sequence MKILVTRPEPAASLMAETIREMGHDAIVCPLTCEVQIDFDPLVIDEPDAWILTSARAAFALAELPPRPVYAVGRSTERAARDAGARDVSASGSNWHELGELILNSGLPPGARLVHLCGRDINGDLASLLRDSGLYYHRVVVYAMEPVADAAGLVELALRRGSVEGVALMSPRAATIFCNIISAKNLHNEARNLCVLALSDDIAAAARPLAAHDVRISPRQDVRALLRQLDASSG; translated from the coding sequence ATGAAAATCCTCGTGACCCGCCCCGAGCCCGCCGCTTCGCTGATGGCCGAAACCATCCGCGAGATGGGCCATGATGCCATCGTCTGCCCGCTGACCTGCGAGGTTCAGATCGACTTCGATCCACTGGTCATCGATGAGCCGGATGCATGGATACTCACCAGCGCGCGCGCCGCATTCGCCCTGGCGGAACTGCCACCGCGTCCCGTCTATGCTGTCGGCAGATCGACCGAGCGCGCAGCCCGCGATGCCGGAGCCCGGGACGTGTCGGCCAGTGGCAGCAACTGGCATGAACTCGGCGAGTTGATCCTGAATTCGGGACTTCCCCCGGGTGCTCGGCTGGTGCATCTGTGCGGCCGCGACATCAATGGCGACCTCGCATCCCTGCTCCGCGACAGCGGGTTATATTACCACCGCGTTGTCGTCTACGCGATGGAGCCGGTTGCCGATGCGGCCGGACTGGTCGAACTCGCCCTGCGCCGCGGATCGGTCGAGGGTGTGGCGCTGATGTCGCCCCGCGCGGCCACGATCTTCTGCAACATCATCAGCGCGAAGAACCTTCATAACGAGGCGCGCAATCTGTGTGTCCTGGCACTCAGCGACGACATCGCTGCGGCAGCGAGGCCTCTGGCTGCCCATGATGTCCGTATTTCGCCAAGACAGGATGTACGCGCCCTGCTGCGTCAGCTTGATGCTTCGTCGGGTTGA
- a CDS encoding transposase has protein sequence MGRVEILTGPECRRRRTAREKFAIVRASLEPGAVIADVARRFGVTRQQVYQWRSDFRSGILPAPAEGAAVFAQVALSGGEITDAVSTGAVSETVEVRLHGGRVLVVPLTIERRRLQALIRTVEAS, from the coding sequence TTGGGTCGAGTGGAGATATTGACGGGTCCGGAGTGTCGTCGGAGGCGGACGGCTCGGGAGAAGTTTGCGATTGTTCGGGCATCGCTGGAGCCGGGTGCGGTGATAGCGGATGTTGCGCGGCGGTTTGGGGTGACGCGTCAGCAGGTGTATCAATGGCGATCGGATTTCCGGTCCGGGATTTTGCCGGCACCAGCCGAAGGCGCGGCGGTTTTTGCGCAGGTGGCATTGAGTGGTGGCGAGATAACTGATGCTGTCAGCACGGGCGCGGTTTCAGAGACGGTGGAGGTTCGCCTGCATGGCGGTCGTGTGCTGGTCGTCCCCTTGACGATCGAGCGCCGGCGGCTGCAGGCCCTGATCCGGACGGTAGAGGCGTCATGA
- the tnpB gene encoding IS66 family insertion sequence element accessory protein TnpB → MIGPGTGVRVYLACGVTDMRKGIQGLAAAAQQVIQQDPCSGAVFGFRGRRGDRIKLLYWDTQGFCLYYKVLEHGRFPWPSPADGMVHLTSAQLAMLWEGIDWRRPVWSSPPSRF, encoded by the coding sequence ATGATCGGGCCGGGCACGGGTGTGCGGGTCTATCTGGCCTGCGGGGTCACCGACATGCGCAAGGGGATCCAGGGCCTGGCGGCTGCGGCGCAACAGGTCATTCAGCAGGATCCGTGCTCAGGCGCGGTGTTCGGCTTTCGTGGACGTCGAGGTGACCGGATCAAGCTGCTTTATTGGGACACCCAGGGTTTCTGCCTCTATTACAAGGTGCTGGAGCATGGCCGCTTTCCCTGGCCGTCGCCCGCCGACGGCATGGTTCATCTCACCTCGGCGCAATTGGCCATGTTGTGGGAGGGAATCGACTGGCGCCGGCCAGTTTGGTCATCCCCGCCATCGCGATTTTGA
- a CDS encoding IS1634 family transposase produces the protein MGTRIDVFWLFGTFKHAIVVGMYLRTTRRRNKDGSEVCYYALAENHRHPEKGHVEARVVHSFGRADKLDRAVLERLVASIRRVLAEEKDEPVVKGGGAGGIEIGAVFELGVVHLVKALWEQLGIGAAVASRIATQKLKAPHLAALLAMTVQRLARPGSKLACHEYFLDRVWLPEAKDLALGQLYRALDLLAEHGDAIEREVFWNSVDLFKLDVDLVFYDATTAWFETDEEDVASHEWRGLQFEPLRKRGHSKEGRDNDPQIVIALAVTREGVPVRSWIFPGNTPDVTTVQKVKDDLREMRLGRTLFVSDAGMYSRGPQSPGIRSGLMEKKGAIQL, from the coding sequence GTGGGCACACGAATTGACGTTTTCTGGCTTTTCGGGACGTTCAAGCATGCTATTGTCGTGGGCATGTACTTGCGAACGACCAGGCGGCGGAACAAGGATGGCAGCGAGGTGTGCTACTACGCGCTCGCCGAGAACCACCGCCATCCGGAAAAGGGCCATGTCGAGGCCCGGGTGGTGCATAGCTTCGGCCGTGCCGACAAGCTGGACCGGGCGGTGCTCGAGCGGCTGGTGGCCAGCATCCGGCGGGTTCTGGCCGAGGAGAAGGACGAGCCGGTGGTCAAAGGCGGCGGTGCTGGCGGGATCGAGATCGGGGCGGTGTTCGAGCTCGGCGTTGTCCATCTGGTCAAGGCGCTGTGGGAGCAGTTGGGCATTGGTGCGGCGGTTGCTTCCAGGATTGCCACCCAAAAACTGAAAGCGCCGCATCTGGCGGCCTTGCTGGCGATGACCGTCCAGCGGCTGGCGCGGCCGGGCTCGAAGCTGGCCTGTCATGAGTATTTTCTGGATCGGGTATGGCTGCCGGAGGCCAAGGATCTCGCCTTGGGGCAGCTTTACCGGGCACTCGACCTTCTTGCCGAGCATGGCGACGCCATCGAACGCGAGGTGTTCTGGAACAGCGTCGATCTGTTCAAGCTGGATGTGGATCTGGTCTTTTATGACGCCACCACCGCCTGGTTCGAGACCGATGAGGAGGATGTTGCCAGCCACGAGTGGCGCGGGCTGCAGTTCGAACCGCTTCGAAAGCGCGGTCATTCCAAGGAGGGCCGCGACAACGACCCGCAGATCGTGATTGCTCTTGCCGTGACCCGTGAAGGCGTGCCGGTCCGTTCCTGGATCTTTCCCGGCAATACGCCGGACGTCACCACCGTGCAGAAGGTCAAGGATGACCTCAGGGAGATGCGCTTGGGGCGAACCCTGTTCGTCAGTGATGCCGGCATGTACTCCAGGGGGCCTCAAAGCCCCGGTATCCGTTCAGGCCTGATGGAAAAGAAAGGGGCGATCCAACTCTAA